Within Haloferax volcanii DS2, the genomic segment AGGTACACCAGTGCCGGCACCTCGCGTTTATGTGTCACAGAAACGCGGACACGAACATCGAAAACGACTATGTTTGTCATCTACAAATGTCATGTACTATTGGTTTTGAAGCGTAGTGATGTTCACACTGATGATGTTGGCAGCCTCCAGCACTTGCTCGCTCAGTTCGTCGTGGAGACGGTCGAACGTGAATCGACTCTTCGGTCCCGAGATGCTAATCGCCCCGTAGAGAGCCTTATTGTTCTCGATGGGCGCGCCAATGGCGCGCGTTCCGATGATCTCCTCCTGATCGTTGATGGCGTAGCCTTGTTCCCGTATGGTCTCGAACTCATCAAACAGTTTGTCGGGGTCAGTGATGGTATTCTCGTTCATTGATGGCAACCCCTGTTCTTCGACGACCCGCCGCGCCTCCTCAGGCGGGAGATGTGCTAAATACGCCTTACCCGTGGAACCCCAGTGGAGATAGTCGTGTTTTTTGAGCTTCATGTTGTTGAAGTCCTGCGAGATACCCCTCTCGCCGCGTGCCTTGTGCAGGAAGACGCCACGGCCGTGTTCGCAGGTCATCAGGTGCGCGAACTCGCCAGTCTCCTCCGCGAGGTTCTCCGTAACCTCCTTTCCGGCTCGGTATAGGATGTTGTTGTCGATGACGTGTCGTCCCTTGTTGACGAACTTCATTCCCAGTTCGTACTGCCCGTTGTCTTTGACTAGATAACCCTCTTCGTGCAGCGTCGCCAGATGGTTGTAGGCACCGCCGGGCGAGATGTCCAGTGTCTCGGCGACCTCAGTAACGGTGGCTCCACCGTTCTCCTCCAAAACGTCGATGACGCTGCAGGTGGTCTCGACCGTCTTCAGTGTCCGGGGCGAACTGTTTCTCATGTCTGCGATATGTTTAGAAGCCAATTCACATATTCTTTTTGCAGGATACAAACGAGCGACAAGCGAGAAAGCCCTGACGGGCCGCAACGGATCGCATTGAGACGCGATGGGCTGTTCGACCACCCCGGAGATGGAGAGCCACGACGAACCAGTCATATTCACCTAATGCCATGGCTTTAACACTATCCTTCTGCAACGACTGACTATGCGATCGAGCAGTACACAGTACGACGTCATAGTCATGGGTGTCGGCGGTATCGGTAGTGCAGCCGTCTACCATCTAGCACGACGAGGACTCGATGTCTTAGGGTTAGACCAGTACAATATCCCGAACTCCATCGGCTCATCACACGGTGACTCGCGGTTGATCCGGCTGACGAACCACGAGGACCCCGAGTACGTCCCACACGTTCGGCGGTCAATCTCTCTGTGGGAGTCCCTAGAAGAGGAGTACGGCGAACAGCTTCTCCACCGCACAGGGACAGTCGACGCCGGCCCAGCTGACAGCGAGACTGTGCGAGGATCCCTCAAGGCTTGTACGGACTACGACCTGCCGTATGAGCATCTCTCCGCCGGGGAGTTGTCGGAGAAGTTCCCCGGCTTCGAACTCCCTCAAGAGTTCGAGGCGGTCTACCAACCAGACGGAGGGTTCATCAACCCCACCAAGTGCGTCCAGGCACACGTGGAACTCGCCCAGGAACACGGTGCGACCACGCACGCCCACGAGACAGTGGTCGACTGGGAGTCAACGGCGAACAGCGTCACCGTCGAGACGGACCGGACGACCTACGAGGCTAACCACGTCGTCGTCACGGCCGGCGCGTGGACGCAGTTGCTCGTCGAGGAACTGGAAGAGACATTGACGCCTTGGCGAGTTATCGTCGGCGGTTTCCAGCCGGAGAATCGAAGCCAGTTCACGGCCGACTCTTTCCCCGTCTTCTCTATCGAGGACGAACAACAGAGCTACTACGGAGGTCCTGCAGCGGGGACATCGGGGTTCAAATTCGGCCTCGTTGACAACCTAGAGGATGTTGCGGACCCGAACGACTTCGACCCCCGGCCAACTGAGAAGGAGCGCGAGCGGTTGCGGACAGTACTCCACGAGAACGCTCAACGGTACTTCCCTGAAGGGGCGAAGAGTATCAAGCGGCTGAAGACCTGCATGGTCACGCACACGCCGGACCAAGACTTCATCGTCGACTATCTACCGTCAGATCCCAACGTCGTCGTCGGTGCAGGATTCTCCGGAAAGGGCTTCAAGTTTAGCTGCCTCATGGGTGAGCTGCTGGCGGATCTCGTGACTGAGAGTGACTCGGCTGTCGACATCGACCTGTTCGACATCGATCGGTTTCAAACTATGCCCCGGTAAGCTGGCGCATTGACCCGTGCTTGCGTACCAGCCAGCTCTGACGATTGCTGTCAGTCATGCTACAGAGATCTACTGTGAGATCTGTGAGCCGTGCTACTCCGGGACGTACCGGTCACTGGAGAGAGACAATACTGCGCTGGTAGTGTTCAGGTAAGTGGATTCCATGTGAAGGCGAATGGAGTAATACTAGAAGTAATCACTCACCTCCGAGGACAGTGAGTTGGTCAACAACGGTGTCGATCGCTGTTGTTAGCTCGTCAAGCGAGTCAAGGAAGCGGTTACTAAGTGCCTTTTGCAGTTGTCTCCAGCATTCTTCGACCGGATTCAACTCCGCTGAATACGAGGGTAGCGTTACGAAGGCGAGGTCGTCACGGGCCGCCAGGTTCGTGACG encodes:
- a CDS encoding IclR family transcriptional regulator; protein product: MRNSSPRTLKTVETTCSVIDVLEENGGATVTEVAETLDISPGGAYNHLATLHEEGYLVKDNGQYELGMKFVNKGRHVIDNNILYRAGKEVTENLAEETGEFAHLMTCEHGRGVFLHKARGERGISQDFNNMKLKKHDYLHWGSTGKAYLAHLPPEEARRVVEEQGLPSMNENTITDPDKLFDEFETIREQGYAINDQEEIIGTRAIGAPIENNKALYGAISISGPKSRFTFDRLHDELSEQVLEAANIISVNITTLQNQ
- the solA gene encoding N-methyl-L-tryptophan oxidase, whose translation is MRSSSTQYDVIVMGVGGIGSAAVYHLARRGLDVLGLDQYNIPNSIGSSHGDSRLIRLTNHEDPEYVPHVRRSISLWESLEEEYGEQLLHRTGTVDAGPADSETVRGSLKACTDYDLPYEHLSAGELSEKFPGFELPQEFEAVYQPDGGFINPTKCVQAHVELAQEHGATTHAHETVVDWESTANSVTVETDRTTYEANHVVVTAGAWTQLLVEELEETLTPWRVIVGGFQPENRSQFTADSFPVFSIEDEQQSYYGGPAAGTSGFKFGLVDNLEDVADPNDFDPRPTEKERERLRTVLHENAQRYFPEGAKSIKRLKTCMVTHTPDQDFIVDYLPSDPNVVVGAGFSGKGFKFSCLMGELLADLVTESDSAVDIDLFDIDRFQTMPR